The following coding sequences are from one Bacteroidales bacterium WCE2008 window:
- a CDS encoding tRNA modification GTPase trmE: protein MKIRFEDTIVAPATIPGTGAISIIRVSGPDALALSDKVVHLRNGSIASSKGYTIHYGDVTLEDGSRLDDVLVSVFRNPHSYTGEDSVEISCHASRYIVEQLLSLLCRAGARMAGPGEFTQRAFVNGKMDLAQAEAVADVIAAQSAAAHKVAYSQMRGHFSKELEQMSDELVDMTSLLELELDFSEEDVEFADRSKLNSLLEGLLAHVSRLIDSFRLGNAIKNGVPVAIVGAANSGKSTLLNALLGEDRAIVSDIAGTTRDSIEETLNIDGILFRFIDTAGIRETGETIEKIGIDRAFKKLSEADIVLAVVDGSADAVEIEANLKEILGRVDFASQTLIILVNKADKAANDGFNKNVTVINNIVSSIDYKVDILPIAAKSGVGLDSLRKMLADKKKSQIESADSTLITNVRHLEALREARTSLLRVRESLDAGIPSDLVAQDLREAIATLNSILGRHIDSTTILNHIFKNHCIGK, encoded by the coding sequence ATGAAAATAAGATTCGAAGACACCATAGTTGCTCCGGCGACGATTCCAGGGACTGGGGCCATAAGTATTATCAGGGTCAGCGGCCCCGACGCTTTGGCGTTGTCAGACAAGGTGGTACATCTCCGCAACGGAAGCATCGCTTCAAGTAAGGGATATACCATCCATTATGGGGACGTGACGCTAGAGGACGGCAGCCGGCTCGACGATGTGCTGGTCAGCGTGTTCAGGAATCCTCATTCTTATACAGGCGAAGACTCGGTCGAGATCTCATGCCATGCATCCAGATACATAGTCGAGCAGCTTCTTTCCCTGCTCTGCCGCGCCGGAGCCAGGATGGCCGGACCGGGCGAATTCACCCAGAGGGCTTTCGTCAACGGCAAGATGGACCTCGCCCAGGCCGAGGCCGTGGCCGATGTGATCGCAGCCCAGAGCGCCGCAGCCCATAAGGTGGCTTACAGCCAGATGAGGGGGCATTTCTCGAAAGAGCTGGAGCAGATGAGCGATGAACTCGTGGACATGACTTCCCTGCTGGAGCTGGAACTGGATTTCAGCGAAGAAGATGTCGAGTTTGCCGACCGTTCCAAGCTAAATTCCCTGCTGGAAGGGCTGCTGGCCCATGTTTCCAGACTGATCGATTCGTTCCGCCTCGGCAATGCGATAAAGAACGGAGTGCCGGTAGCCATAGTCGGGGCCGCCAATTCGGGCAAGAGCACCCTGCTGAACGCCCTTCTGGGTGAAGACAGGGCCATCGTTTCGGACATCGCCGGCACTACGAGGGATTCGATCGAGGAGACTCTCAACATAGACGGCATTCTGTTCAGGTTTATCGACACAGCGGGCATCAGGGAGACCGGAGAGACCATCGAGAAGATCGGTATCGACAGGGCTTTCAAGAAGCTTTCCGAAGCTGACATAGTGCTTGCCGTGGTTGACGGAAGCGCTGATGCCGTCGAGATCGAGGCTAACCTGAAGGAGATTCTCGGGAGGGTCGATTTCGCCTCCCAGACGCTGATTATTCTTGTAAACAAGGCTGACAAGGCGGCAAATGATGGCTTTAACAAAAACGTTACCGTTATAAACAATATTGTTTCTTCTATTGATTATAAAGTCGATATACTGCCAATCGCGGCGAAATCCGGCGTGGGATTGGATTCGCTGAGAAAAATGCTTGCCGACAAGAAGAAAAGTCAGATCGAGTCTGCGGATTCAACTTTGATAACAAACGTAAGGCATCTGGAAGCGCTGCGCGAAGCCCGCACTTCCCTGCTCCGCGTACGCGAAAGTCTCGACGCAGGCATCCCTTCCGACCTGGTAGCCCAGGACCTGCGCGAAGCCATCGCCACCCTCAACTCCATCCTCGGCCGCCACATCGACTCCACCACCATCCTCAACCACATCTTCAAGAATCATTGCATCGGAAAGTAG
- a CDS encoding carbamoyl-phosphate synthase small subunit: MYSKRAVLRLSNGMQFGGWSFGYDGPCDGEVVFSTAMVGYPESLTDPSYSGQILCVTYPLIGNYGVPDERVDENGISANFESEKIWVRGLVISDYSEKYSHWDAVRSLGDWLKEQKIPGIFGIDTRELTKVLRENGSMLGRIIVGEDDGKFDVHDPNLDNQIALVSCKEVLRYGKGDKKVVLVDCGVKHNILRCFVERGVELIRVPWDYDFNTLEWDGLFISNGPGNPEFCDITVANIRKAMEAGKPIFGICMGNQLLARAGGASTFKLKYGHRSHNQPVRMEGSNRCFITSQNHGYAVDDKTLGADWEPWFTNMNDGTNEGIRHKSKPFCSVQFHPEASSGPTDTQFLFDDFIAKL, encoded by the coding sequence ATGTACAGTAAAAGAGCAGTTCTTAGACTGAGCAACGGCATGCAGTTCGGCGGATGGTCTTTCGGATATGACGGACCATGCGACGGCGAAGTGGTTTTCTCGACCGCAATGGTCGGATATCCTGAGAGCCTTACAGACCCTTCCTATTCAGGACAGATCCTTTGTGTGACTTATCCTCTCATCGGAAACTATGGAGTTCCGGACGAAAGAGTGGATGAAAACGGCATATCAGCCAACTTCGAGTCAGAGAAAATCTGGGTCCGCGGTCTCGTGATCTCGGATTATTCCGAAAAATATAGCCACTGGGATGCGGTACGCAGCCTTGGAGACTGGCTCAAGGAGCAGAAGATCCCCGGCATCTTCGGAATCGACACCCGAGAGCTCACCAAAGTCCTCAGGGAGAACGGCTCGATGCTCGGCAGGATCATCGTCGGAGAAGACGACGGAAAGTTCGACGTACATGACCCGAACCTTGACAACCAGATCGCGCTGGTCAGCTGCAAGGAAGTCCTGCGCTACGGCAAAGGCGACAAGAAAGTCGTACTGGTCGACTGCGGCGTCAAGCACAACATCCTCCGCTGCTTCGTGGAGAGGGGCGTGGAGCTGATCCGGGTGCCATGGGACTACGATTTCAACACTCTCGAATGGGACGGACTTTTCATCTCGAACGGCCCGGGCAACCCTGAGTTCTGCGACATTACTGTAGCCAACATACGCAAGGCCATGGAAGCCGGCAAGCCGATCTTCGGCATCTGCATGGGCAACCAGCTGCTCGCCCGCGCCGGCGGAGCAAGCACCTTCAAGCTCAAATACGGCCACCGCAGCCACAACCAGCCGGTGCGCATGGAAGGATCGAACCGCTGCTTCATCACTTCCCAGAATCATGGCTACGCCGTCGATGACAAGACTCTCGGAGCCGACTGGGAACCATGGTTCACCAACATGAATGACGGTACCAACGAAGGCATACGCCACAAGTCGAAACCATTCTGCTCCGTGCAGTTCCATCCGGAGGCATCCAGCGGTCCTACCGACACCCAATTCCTTTTTGATGATTTTATAGCAAAGCTCTAA
- a CDS encoding DnaB-like helicase C terminal domain-containing protein yields the protein MEKHNNKVEGVLAQIKGAKEKAFREAVKVAAENLAEDAVDESKDIGQTLMDFQMILHRAYSEIIHKEGSFFKAQYEYHPQWFRTYESFQQHHWYPTLVKGLIDIGIPWKQGELILVGAYQQTMLDIVPLQMASYEAMDKSVPVTYISLDREWEDLRDELLAIESNLSLDEVKQPVTMTVNERIKLEAGLCAVTGNPLYFTRMHLENFFELAMELKNWVEETETGIVFIENIRRLEGFNDEPVNDNSKFLKLTGMLKALAEELDIAIVVGADLPMEVCNVPEERAESYSNWQICLECFAAYADHALLISPNAICDPQTNFTDGEMVIAKCHGNFTRNVVYL from the coding sequence ATGGAAAAGCATAACAACAAGGTAGAAGGCGTCCTTGCACAGATAAAGGGCGCAAAGGAAAAGGCCTTTCGTGAGGCCGTAAAAGTAGCCGCTGAAAATCTGGCGGAAGATGCTGTCGATGAATCCAAGGATATCGGTCAGACCCTGATGGATTTTCAGATGATTCTCCATAGGGCTTATAGTGAGATCATCCATAAGGAAGGCTCATTTTTCAAAGCACAATATGAATACCATCCCCAATGGTTCCGCACATACGAATCATTCCAGCAGCACCATTGGTATCCCACACTTGTAAAAGGACTGATTGATATAGGTATCCCATGGAAACAAGGAGAATTGATTCTGGTTGGAGCATATCAGCAAACAATGCTTGATATCGTCCCGCTGCAAATGGCATCGTATGAAGCTATGGATAAATCTGTCCCGGTTACCTATATCTCTCTGGACAGGGAATGGGAAGATCTTAGAGACGAATTACTGGCAATCGAATCAAATCTTTCTCTCGATGAAGTAAAGCAGCCAGTTACCATGACTGTCAACGAAAGGATAAAACTGGAAGCAGGATTGTGTGCTGTAACAGGCAACCCTCTATACTTCACGAGAATGCATCTCGAAAATTTCTTTGAGTTAGCAATGGAATTGAAGAATTGGGTCGAAGAGACTGAAACAGGCATTGTTTTCATCGAGAACATCCGCCGTCTGGAAGGATTCAATGACGAGCCGGTCAATGATAACTCCAAGTTCTTAAAGTTGACTGGAATGTTGAAAGCCCTGGCCGAAGAACTTGACATAGCCATAGTCGTGGGGGCCGACCTGCCGATGGAAGTCTGCAACGTCCCAGAAGAGCGGGCCGAGTCCTACTCCAACTGGCAGATTTGCCTGGAATGCTTCGCTGCCTATGCAGACCACGCTCTTCTCATCTCACCCAATGCCATCTGCGACCCGCAGACCAACTTTACCGACGGAGAGATGGTCATAGCCAAGTGCCACGGCAACTTCACCAGAAATGTCGTATATTTGTAA
- a CDS encoding Porphyromonas-type peptidyl-arginine deiminase, whose protein sequence is MVTDNQTNAVFLAEGLSHYMPMCINLLNALENEGIPMFFLPRTESEHHVWARDYMPIQLDTDVFLQYKYYPDYLLNYSYYIPEYQKISKDLGLRCYRTNIILDGGNVIKCGDKAILTDKVFRENPDIPKEKLISKLELLLNAEVVFIPWDRHEMFGHADGMVRYIKGDTVLINNYVDYDPYFRTKLIDALSGHFKVEELCYHSPRCSSMSWAYLNFLQVKKCIFVPGLRTKEDPMAIRQIQDFYPDHKVIRIDNCQGLVRDGGALNCISWNLKIVFTNEKYSVLKPWKSITTR, encoded by the coding sequence ATGGTAACAGATAATCAAACAAATGCAGTCTTTTTGGCTGAGGGATTAAGCCACTATATGCCCATGTGCATTAACTTGTTAAATGCGCTGGAAAATGAAGGAATCCCTATGTTTTTCCTTCCAAGGACAGAATCAGAACATCACGTATGGGCACGTGATTACATGCCGATTCAACTGGATACCGATGTGTTCCTGCAGTACAAATACTACCCGGACTATCTTCTGAACTACTCATACTATATTCCCGAGTATCAGAAGATTAGTAAAGATCTTGGCCTGAGGTGTTACAGAACCAACATTATCCTGGATGGAGGTAATGTCATCAAGTGCGGAGATAAGGCCATCCTTACTGATAAAGTATTCCGTGAGAATCCGGATATTCCAAAGGAAAAGTTGATATCAAAGCTGGAGTTACTGTTGAATGCCGAAGTTGTCTTTATACCCTGGGACCGGCATGAAATGTTCGGTCATGCTGACGGAATGGTCCGCTATATCAAAGGGGACACCGTCCTGATAAACAACTATGTCGATTATGACCCGTATTTCCGTACAAAGCTCATCGACGCTCTGTCAGGCCATTTCAAAGTGGAAGAACTCTGCTATCACTCGCCCCGCTGCAGTTCAATGTCATGGGCCTACTTAAACTTCCTTCAGGTGAAGAAGTGCATCTTTGTGCCGGGCCTTCGTACTAAAGAGGACCCTATGGCCATCAGGCAGATACAGGACTTCTACCCGGACCATAAGGTAATTAGAATAGATAACTGTCAGGGCCTTGTCCGCGATGGTGGCGCATTGAACTGTATCAGTTGGAATCTCAAAATTGTTTTCACGAACGAAAAATATTCAGTTTTAAAGCCATGGAAAAGCATAACAACAAGGTAG
- a CDS encoding DNA binding domain-containing protein, excisionase family encodes MEQINVAMIPAVLAGIVKQLEAIDGWLTLKTEPVLNGTIGPLEDWIDIYELRRMIPGNPKIELVCSWLYFHGIPHYKSGRTSLFRRQEVEAWIERSQRYGLGDFWTKKRKYKEDKSPE; translated from the coding sequence ATGGAGCAGATAAATGTGGCCATGATTCCCGCAGTTCTGGCTGGCATCGTAAAGCAGCTGGAGGCCATCGACGGCTGGCTTACCCTCAAGACCGAACCGGTGTTAAACGGCACCATCGGCCCGCTGGAGGACTGGATTGACATCTACGAACTGAGGCGGATGATTCCTGGTAACCCGAAGATTGAACTGGTGTGCAGCTGGCTGTATTTCCACGGCATACCACACTACAAGTCCGGCAGGACTTCCCTATTCCGCCGACAAGAGGTCGAGGCCTGGATAGAGCGGTCACAGAGGTACGGCCTCGGCGACTTCTGGACAAAGAAGCGAAAGTATAAGGAAGATAAGTCTCCCGAGTAA
- a CDS encoding transcription termination factor Rho, translating to MPHSLLELNSMSEDQLRSLADELGIKGTKKMDAEALGYAILDQEAVNKSKEQPQQQPQEKRKRGRPKKEVEAAPAKEKKQPKEKPAPAQAPVQAPAQAPAESNSAPQQTQKKGRKAKVQEKPAEEPAVKENAPEEAAKPQRLPREEYLKLKQERRQQQIQQKQQAAAQEILAEVEQQAQKPQKQPKQQLPSKVEFDGTVEATGVLEIMPDGYGFLRSSDYNYLNSPDDIYVSQQQIKVNALKTGDTVTGEIRPPKEGDKYFPLVSIKYINGRTPEFIRDRVPFDFLTPLFPDEKFNLLGHGHEKDISCRIVDMFTPIGKGQRGLIVAQPKTGKTMLLKSIANAIADNHPEVYEIVLLIDERPEEVTDMSRSVKAEVVASTFDEPAERHVKVANMVLDKARRLVECGHDVVILLDSITRLARAYNTVQPASGKVLTGGVDANALQKPKRFFGAARNIEGGGSLTILATALTETGSKMDDVIFEEFKGTGNMELQLDRTLSNRRIFPSVNVVLSSTRRDDLLYAPDQGNRIWILRKLLAEMNPIEAMNFMLRLMDEHKTNQDLLDNMSKVSPRD from the coding sequence ATGCCACACAGTTTACTTGAGCTGAATTCAATGTCAGAAGATCAGCTCCGATCGCTGGCGGACGAACTTGGAATCAAAGGCACCAAGAAAATGGATGCCGAAGCCCTCGGCTATGCAATCCTTGACCAGGAAGCCGTCAACAAATCCAAGGAACAGCCGCAGCAGCAGCCACAGGAGAAACGCAAGAGAGGCCGTCCTAAAAAGGAGGTAGAAGCAGCTCCGGCAAAGGAAAAAAAGCAGCCAAAGGAGAAGCCGGCACCGGCACAGGCTCCGGTCCAGGCTCCGGCCCAGGCCCCGGCTGAAAGCAATTCAGCACCACAACAGACTCAGAAGAAAGGACGTAAAGCCAAAGTCCAGGAAAAACCAGCCGAAGAGCCGGCAGTAAAGGAGAATGCTCCTGAAGAGGCAGCAAAACCACAGAGACTTCCTCGCGAAGAGTACCTGAAACTCAAACAGGAACGCCGCCAGCAGCAGATTCAGCAGAAACAGCAGGCCGCTGCGCAGGAAATCCTCGCAGAAGTGGAGCAGCAGGCCCAGAAGCCTCAGAAACAGCCTAAACAGCAGCTACCTTCCAAAGTAGAATTCGATGGTACCGTAGAAGCTACCGGAGTTCTCGAAATCATGCCTGACGGATACGGTTTCCTCCGCTCTTCAGACTACAACTATCTCAACTCCCCTGACGATATCTACGTATCCCAGCAGCAGATCAAGGTCAACGCCCTCAAGACAGGCGATACAGTGACCGGCGAGATACGTCCTCCAAAGGAGGGCGACAAATACTTCCCTCTCGTAAGCATCAAATACATCAACGGGCGTACTCCGGAGTTCATCCGCGACAGGGTTCCGTTCGATTTCCTCACCCCTCTCTTCCCGGACGAGAAATTCAACCTTCTCGGACATGGTCATGAGAAAGACATCTCTTGCCGCATCGTGGACATGTTCACCCCTATCGGAAAAGGCCAGCGCGGACTTATCGTAGCCCAGCCTAAGACCGGTAAGACCATGCTCCTCAAATCTATCGCAAACGCCATCGCCGACAACCATCCTGAGGTTTACGAAATCGTCCTTCTTATCGACGAGCGTCCTGAAGAGGTTACCGACATGAGCCGAAGCGTAAAGGCAGAAGTCGTAGCATCAACCTTCGACGAGCCTGCAGAAAGGCACGTAAAGGTTGCGAACATGGTTCTCGACAAGGCCCGCAGACTCGTTGAATGCGGTCATGATGTCGTCATCCTCCTCGATTCCATCACACGTCTCGCACGTGCATACAATACCGTACAGCCTGCTTCCGGAAAGGTTCTTACCGGTGGTGTGGATGCCAACGCCCTCCAGAAGCCTAAACGCTTCTTCGGAGCCGCACGTAACATCGAAGGCGGCGGATCGCTCACTATCCTCGCGACCGCTCTCACGGAGACCGGTTCAAAGATGGATGACGTGATCTTCGAGGAATTCAAGGGCACCGGCAACATGGAGCTCCAGCTCGACAGGACCCTTTCCAACAGACGTATATTCCCGTCAGTCAACGTAGTACTCTCAAGTACCCGTCGTGACGACCTTCTCTATGCGCCTGACCAGGGCAACAGGATCTGGATTCTCCGCAAGCTGCTTGCAGAGATGAACCCTATTGAAGCAATGAATTTCATGCTGCGTCTGATGGACGAGCATAAGACAAATCAGGACCTCCTTGACAACATGAGCAAGGTAAGCCCGAGGGATTAG
- a CDS encoding carbamoyl-phosphate synthase large subunit, translated as MIDKNIRKVLILGSGALKIGQAGEFDYSGSQALKAIREEGIETVLINPNIATVQTSEGVADKIYFLPVTPYFVEKVIMKEQPQGILLSFGGQTALNCGVELYKNGILDKYQVHVLGTPVQAIMDTEDRELFVQKLDEINVKTIKSHPASSLEEAKKAAHELGYPLIVRAAYALGGLGSGFCDNDEQLEEICDKAFSFSPQVLVEKSLKGWKEIEYEVVRDRYDNCITVCNMENFDPLGIHTGESIVVAPSQTLSNKDYYFLRELSIKIVRHIGIVGECNVQYAYDPDAMDYRVIEVNARLSRSSALASKATGYPLAFVAAKLGLGYGLFDLKNSVTKTTPAFFEPALDYIVCKIPRWDLSKFHGVSRKIGSSMKSVGEVMSIGRTFEEAIQKGLRMIGQGAHGFVGNKELQVADVDTALREPTDRRIFVISKAMLHAGYTVDQIHELTKIDRWFLDKLANIVNTFHELEKYDKVEDLPVELLSLAKKQGFSDFQLQRAIYKDHGHAVEHQDHVRQYRKKLGIVPVVKKIDTLAAEFPAATNYLYLTYSGTENDIKYENDNKSVIVLGSGAYRIGSSVEFDWCSVTCLQTIRQQGYRGVLINYNPETVSTDYDMCDRLYFDELTFERVMDIYELENPHGVVVSVGGQIPNNLALRLSNNKVPILGTRAEDIDKAEDRHKFSSIVDSLEVDQPRWKELTTMDDVDQFIKEVGFPVLVRPSYVLSGAAMNVCYDEHKLRHFLSLAADVSKEHPVVISQFMQRCKEIEFDAVADDGEVLAYAISEHVEYAGVHSGDATIQFPPQKLYVETARRIKKIARKIAGALRISGPFNIQFLAKENEIKVIECNLRASRSFPFVSKVLKIDFIELATKVMLGLHPAAPQKSAFDLDYVGVKSSQFSFARLEEADPMLGVDMSSTGEVGCLGDDLNEALLKSILSVGNHIPEKKIMLSTGDSLQRADMLTACKLLADKGYELYALGSTHKYLVENSIPCEKVLWPSECDNPNYKRYRPAMELIQNKEVDMVINIPENFTDEQLNNGYTIRRAAIDFNIPLFTNARLATAFIKAFCTMSLDDIQIKSWDEY; from the coding sequence ATGATAGACAAGAACATACGTAAAGTTCTAATCCTTGGCTCCGGAGCCCTGAAGATTGGTCAGGCAGGAGAATTCGATTATTCCGGAAGCCAGGCGCTGAAGGCAATCAGAGAAGAAGGTATCGAGACTGTACTTATCAACCCTAACATCGCCACCGTCCAGACTTCGGAAGGCGTTGCCGACAAGATCTACTTCCTCCCGGTCACCCCTTATTTCGTGGAAAAAGTGATCATGAAGGAGCAGCCGCAGGGCATCCTCCTTTCGTTCGGCGGCCAGACGGCCCTAAACTGCGGCGTAGAGCTCTATAAGAACGGAATACTGGACAAGTATCAGGTCCATGTCCTCGGAACGCCTGTACAGGCTATAATGGATACGGAGGACCGCGAACTCTTCGTCCAGAAGCTCGACGAAATCAACGTCAAGACTATCAAGTCCCACCCGGCTTCCTCCCTCGAAGAAGCCAAGAAAGCCGCCCATGAGCTCGGCTATCCTCTTATCGTACGCGCGGCTTACGCTCTCGGCGGCCTTGGATCCGGCTTCTGCGACAACGACGAACAGCTCGAGGAAATCTGCGACAAGGCTTTCTCATTCTCCCCGCAGGTCCTCGTCGAAAAATCCCTCAAAGGCTGGAAAGAAATCGAATACGAGGTAGTAAGGGACCGTTACGACAACTGCATCACCGTCTGCAACATGGAGAACTTCGATCCGCTCGGAATCCATACCGGCGAATCGATCGTCGTGGCTCCTTCCCAGACTCTTTCAAACAAGGACTATTACTTCCTAAGGGAACTTTCGATAAAGATAGTACGTCATATCGGCATCGTCGGAGAATGCAACGTACAATACGCATACGACCCTGATGCGATGGATTACAGGGTCATTGAGGTCAACGCCCGACTCAGCCGTTCGTCTGCCCTTGCCTCCAAGGCTACAGGCTATCCTCTGGCCTTCGTGGCTGCCAAGCTCGGCCTCGGCTATGGCCTTTTCGACCTGAAGAACTCGGTTACAAAGACGACTCCGGCCTTCTTCGAGCCTGCCCTTGACTATATCGTCTGCAAGATACCTCGCTGGGACCTCAGCAAGTTCCACGGCGTATCACGCAAGATCGGCTCCAGCATGAAGAGCGTCGGCGAGGTCATGTCCATAGGCCGCACCTTCGAGGAGGCCATCCAGAAGGGACTCCGAATGATCGGACAGGGCGCGCATGGCTTCGTGGGCAACAAGGAGCTGCAGGTGGCCGACGTCGATACTGCTCTCCGCGAGCCTACTGACCGCCGTATCTTCGTGATTTCAAAGGCCATGCTTCACGCAGGCTACACCGTCGACCAGATCCATGAGCTCACCAAGATAGACAGATGGTTCCTCGACAAGCTTGCCAACATCGTCAATACGTTCCATGAGCTCGAGAAGTACGACAAGGTGGAAGACCTCCCGGTAGAGCTTCTCAGCCTTGCCAAGAAACAGGGCTTCTCCGACTTCCAGCTACAGCGAGCCATCTATAAGGACCATGGCCACGCCGTAGAGCATCAGGACCATGTCCGCCAGTACCGCAAGAAACTTGGCATCGTGCCTGTAGTGAAGAAGATAGATACCCTTGCCGCCGAGTTCCCGGCCGCTACGAACTACCTCTATCTTACTTATAGCGGAACTGAAAATGATATCAAGTATGAAAATGATAATAAGTCGGTTATAGTTCTCGGCTCTGGTGCTTACCGTATCGGAAGCTCCGTAGAATTCGACTGGTGCTCCGTTACCTGTCTGCAGACTATACGTCAGCAGGGATACAGGGGAGTCCTGATCAACTACAACCCTGAGACCGTATCGACCGACTACGATATGTGCGACCGTCTCTACTTCGACGAACTGACGTTCGAGAGAGTCATGGACATATATGAACTCGAGAATCCTCATGGAGTCGTAGTATCGGTGGGCGGCCAGATCCCGAACAACCTTGCCCTGCGTCTTTCCAACAACAAGGTTCCTATCCTGGGAACAAGGGCCGAGGACATCGACAAGGCTGAGGACAGACACAAGTTCTCCAGCATCGTGGATTCGCTCGAGGTTGACCAGCCTCGCTGGAAGGAGCTTACTACGATGGATGATGTCGACCAGTTCATAAAGGAGGTCGGTTTCCCGGTTCTCGTGCGTCCTTCCTATGTGCTTTCGGGTGCTGCGATGAACGTATGCTACGACGAACATAAGCTACGCCACTTCCTTTCGCTCGCCGCTGATGTGTCGAAAGAGCATCCGGTGGTGATCAGCCAGTTCATGCAGAGGTGCAAGGAGATAGAGTTCGACGCTGTCGCTGACGATGGAGAGGTTCTCGCATATGCTATTTCTGAGCATGTGGAGTATGCCGGAGTGCACTCGGGAGACGCTACCATACAGTTCCCTCCGCAGAAACTATATGTGGAGACTGCAAGACGTATCAAGAAGATCGCCAGAAAGATTGCAGGTGCCCTGCGCATCAGCGGTCCTTTCAATATCCAGTTCCTTGCTAAGGAGAATGAGATAAAGGTTATCGAGTGCAACCTCAGGGCCTCCAGAAGCTTCCCGTTCGTGTCCAAGGTGCTCAAGATCGACTTTATCGAGCTTGCCACCAAAGTCATGCTCGGATTACATCCTGCGGCTCCTCAGAAGAGCGCATTCGACCTGGATTATGTCGGAGTCAAGTCCTCACAGTTCTCATTCGCGAGACTTGAGGAGGCAGACCCGATGCTTGGCGTGGACATGTCTTCTACCGGAGAAGTCGGCTGTCTCGGCGACGACCTGAACGAGGCCCTGCTGAAATCCATTCTTTCCGTAGGAAACCATATCCCGGAGAAGAAGATAATGCTTTCTACCGGAGACTCCCTGCAGAGAGCAGATATGCTTACCGCCTGCAAGCTTCTTGCAGACAAGGGTTACGAGCTTTACGCTCTCGGAAGTACCCACAAATACCTCGTGGAGAACAGCATTCCGTGCGAGAAGGTGCTCTGGCCTAGCGAGTGCGACAATCCTAACTACAAGCGCTACCGTCCTGCGATGGAACTTATCCAGAACAAGGAAGTGGACATGGTCATCAACATTCCGGAGAACTTTACGGACGAGCAGCTCAATAACGGCTATACAATAAGACGAGCCGCTATTGATTTCAACATTCCGTTGTTCACCAATGCGCGGCTCGCTACTGCATTTATAAAGGCCTTCTGTACGATGTCTTTGGACGATATACAGATCAAGTCCTGGGACGAATATTAG
- a CDS encoding Helix-turn-helix domain-containing protein, with protein sequence MNEYTFKMVSGLVGRFAELLESIDQKLDKVNVAPIPTDDTPELMTIKDLGRYLPSHPKPSTVYGWGNDNTIPHYKQGKTLMFKKSEIEKWLLRTRVKDNTELMEEAQHYCATHPLGGRRR encoded by the coding sequence ATGAACGAATATACTTTTAAAATGGTTTCGGGTCTGGTGGGACGGTTTGCGGAACTGCTGGAGAGCATCGACCAGAAGCTGGACAAAGTGAATGTTGCTCCAATTCCTACGGATGATACGCCTGAATTGATGACCATCAAGGATTTGGGCCGGTATCTGCCGTCCCATCCGAAACCATCGACCGTGTACGGCTGGGGCAATGACAATACTATTCCCCACTACAAGCAGGGCAAGACGTTGATGTTCAAGAAGTCGGAGATTGAAAAGTGGCTGCTTCGCACCCGCGTGAAAGACAACACTGAGCTGATGGAGGAGGCACAGCATTATTGCGCCACGCATCCCTTAGGCGGAAGAAGGAGGTAG